The proteins below come from a single Drosophila miranda strain MSH22 chromosome Y unlocalized genomic scaffold, D.miranda_PacBio2.1 Contig_Y1_pilon, whole genome shotgun sequence genomic window:
- the LOC117190875 gene encoding synaptic vesicular amine transporter-like isoform X2: MQSSTDAGNGGPRKFSQSTAQQQQQKQQSEISTGAASGSETTSFTINANNQPQPQQQHPGGINTPSKNPFKQQLDSNQQNGNMDTDCGILGVGRQPPAPPPPTYQSQTQTGRQPPPDQYRQEDPRAAGSWSTAKSWMVSWRGSNRLVLVIVAIALLLDNMLLTTVVPIIPEFLYDIRHPDAPLDSYARTPLTFHTPPPPTPCPCNKDGSEAAPLEISTMSPEENETYYRELEERHNELVGETVEVGLLFASKAFVQLLVNPIVGPLTHRIGYSIPMFAGFVIMFLSTIIFAFGRSYLVLFVARALQGIGSSCSSVSGMGMLADRFTDDKERGNAMGIALGGLALGVLIGPPFGGVMYEFVGKSAPFLILAALALGDGLLQLFMLQPSVQKCESEPPSLKSLVSDPYILIAAGAITFANMGIAMLEPSLPLWMVDNMGATRWEQGVAFLPASISYLIGTNLFGPLGHKIGRWFAACLGLIIIGACLIFIPMATSITHLIIPNAGLGFAIGMVDSSMMPELGYLVDIRHSAVYGSVYALGDVAFCVGFAVGPALSGSLVKSIGFEWMLFGIAILCFMYAPLLTFLKNPPTSDEKKSLIYGRDREQVRYVTYQNYDEDE, translated from the exons ATGCAATCATCGACTGATGCGGGCAATGGTGGACCAAGAAAATTCTCGcagagcacagcacagcagcagcagcagaaacaacaGTCGGAGATTAGCACAGGAGCAGCGAGCGGCAGTGAGACCACCTCTTTCACCATAAACGCCAACAATCAGCCGCAACCTCAGCAACAGCATCCTGGTGGCATCAACACACCCAGCAAAAATCCCTTCAAGCAACAGTTGGACAGCAATCAGCAGAATGGCAATATGGACACGGACTGCGGCATTCTCGGCGTTGGTCGGCAGCCTCCGGCCCCGCCACCACCCACGTATCAGTCGCAGACGCAAACGGGCCGCCAACCGCCGCCGGATCAGTATCGCCAGGAGGATCCACGCGCTGCCGGGTCCTGGTCCACCGCCAAGTCCTGGATGGTCAGCTGGCGCGGCTCCAACCGTCTTGTCCTCGTCATCGTTGCCATAGCCCTGCTCCTCGACAACATGTTGCTGACCACAGTGG TGCCCATCATACCCGAGTTCCTGTACGACATACGACATCCGGATGCCCCGCTCGACAGCTATGCCCGCACACCACTCACCTTTCACACCCCGCCACCGCCCACGCCGTGTCCGTGCAACAAGGATGGCAGCGAGGCGGCTCCCCTTGAGATCTCCACCATGAGTCCAGAGG AGAACGAGACCTACTACCGGGAGCTAGAGGAACGGCATAACGAGCTGGTTGGAGAGACGGTCGAGGTTGGCCTGCTGTTCGCCTCGAAGGCCTTCGTCCAGCTGCTGGTTAATCCGATTGTGGGACCCCTTACGCACCG CATTGGATATAGCATACCGATGTTCGCCGGCTTCGTGATAATGTTCCTCTCCACGATAA TCTTCGCATTTGGTCGCTCCTATCTGGTACTGTTTGTGGCCCGAGCTCTACAGGGAATCGGTTCGTCCTGCTCTTCGGTGTCGGGCATGGGAATGTTGGCGGATCGCTTCACGGACGACAAGGAGCGTGGCAATGCCATGGGCATTGCCTTGGGCGGCCTGGCGTTGGGCGTTCTCATCGGCCCGCCCTTTGGCGGTGTCATGTACGAGTTTGTGGGCAAGTCAGCTCCATTCCTGATACTGGCTGCCTTGGCTCTGGGCGATGGCCTGCTGCAGCTGTTCATGCTGCAGCCATCGGTGCAGAAATGCGAGTCCGAGCCGCCATCTCTGAAGTCGCTGGTCAGTGATCCGTACATACTGATTGCCGCTGGGGCGATCACGTTTGCCAATATGGGTATTGCCATGCTGGAACCTTCGCTGCCGTTGTGGATGGTTGACAACATGGGAGCCACTCGCTGGGAGCAGGGCGTGGCCTTCCTGCCGGCCTCCATTAGCTATCTGATTGGCACGAATCTCTTCGGACCCCTGGGACACAAGATTGGACGCTGGTTTGCCGCCTGCCTCGGCCTGATCATCATTGGAGCTTGCCTGATCTTT ATACCCATGGCCACTTCTATCACACACTTGATTATTCCCAACGCCGGCCTTGGCTTTGCCATTGGCATGGTCGACTCTTCGATGATGCCGGAGCTGGGCTATCTTGTGGACATCCGACATTCAGCCGTCTATGGCAGCGTCTACGCTCTGGGTGACGTGGCCTTCTGCGTGGGCTTTGCTGTGGGACCTGCTCTGTCCGGCTCCCTGGTGAAGAGCATCGGTTTCGAGTGGATGCTGTTCGGCATAGCTATTCTCTGCTTCATGTACGCCCCGCTCCTGACTTTCCTCAAGAATCCACCGACCAGCGATGAGAAAAAG TCATTAATCTACGGACGCGATCGAGAACAGGTACGTTATGTCACCTATCAGAACTACGACGAAGACGAATAA
- the LOC117190875 gene encoding synaptic vesicular amine transporter-like isoform X1, whose amino-acid sequence MQSSTDAGNGGPRKFSQSTAQQQQQKQQSEISTGAASGSETTSFTINANNQPQPQQQHPGGINTPSKNPFKQQLDSNQQNGNMDTDCGILGVGRQPPAPPPPTYQSQTQTGRQPPPDQYRQEDPRAAGSWSTAKSWMVSWRGSNRLVLVIVAIALLLDNMLLTTVVPIIPEFLYDIRHPDAPLDSYARTPLTFHTPPPPTPCPCNKDGSEAAPLEISTMSPEENETYYRELEERHNELVGETVEVGLLFASKAFVQLLVNPIVGPLTHRIGYSIPMFAGFVIMFLSTIIFAFGRSYLVLFVARALQGIGSSCSSVSGMGMLADRFTDDKERGNAMGIALGGLALGVLIGPPFGGVMYEFVGKSAPFLILAALALGDGLLQLFMLQPSVQKCESEPPSLKSLVSDPYILIAAGAITFANMGIAMLEPSLPLWMVDNMGATRWEQGVAFLPASISYLIGTNLFGPLGHKIGRWFAACLGLIIIGACLIFIPMATSITHLIIPNAGLGFAIGMVDSSMMPELGYLVDIRHSAVYGSVYALGDVAFCVGFAVGPALSGSLVKSIGFEWMLFGIAILCFMYAPLLTFLKNPPTSDEKKVRMAREAAAAAAAAEPETELGNASAGGGNSIPQLTASCLAIMHGTAELGKSNEAYESERL is encoded by the exons ATGCAATCATCGACTGATGCGGGCAATGGTGGACCAAGAAAATTCTCGcagagcacagcacagcagcagcagcagaaacaacaGTCGGAGATTAGCACAGGAGCAGCGAGCGGCAGTGAGACCACCTCTTTCACCATAAACGCCAACAATCAGCCGCAACCTCAGCAACAGCATCCTGGTGGCATCAACACACCCAGCAAAAATCCCTTCAAGCAACAGTTGGACAGCAATCAGCAGAATGGCAATATGGACACGGACTGCGGCATTCTCGGCGTTGGTCGGCAGCCTCCGGCCCCGCCACCACCCACGTATCAGTCGCAGACGCAAACGGGCCGCCAACCGCCGCCGGATCAGTATCGCCAGGAGGATCCACGCGCTGCCGGGTCCTGGTCCACCGCCAAGTCCTGGATGGTCAGCTGGCGCGGCTCCAACCGTCTTGTCCTCGTCATCGTTGCCATAGCCCTGCTCCTCGACAACATGTTGCTGACCACAGTGG TGCCCATCATACCCGAGTTCCTGTACGACATACGACATCCGGATGCCCCGCTCGACAGCTATGCCCGCACACCACTCACCTTTCACACCCCGCCACCGCCCACGCCGTGTCCGTGCAACAAGGATGGCAGCGAGGCGGCTCCCCTTGAGATCTCCACCATGAGTCCAGAGG AGAACGAGACCTACTACCGGGAGCTAGAGGAACGGCATAACGAGCTGGTTGGAGAGACGGTCGAGGTTGGCCTGCTGTTCGCCTCGAAGGCCTTCGTCCAGCTGCTGGTTAATCCGATTGTGGGACCCCTTACGCACCG CATTGGATATAGCATACCGATGTTCGCCGGCTTCGTGATAATGTTCCTCTCCACGATAA TCTTCGCATTTGGTCGCTCCTATCTGGTACTGTTTGTGGCCCGAGCTCTACAGGGAATCGGTTCGTCCTGCTCTTCGGTGTCGGGCATGGGAATGTTGGCGGATCGCTTCACGGACGACAAGGAGCGTGGCAATGCCATGGGCATTGCCTTGGGCGGCCTGGCGTTGGGCGTTCTCATCGGCCCGCCCTTTGGCGGTGTCATGTACGAGTTTGTGGGCAAGTCAGCTCCATTCCTGATACTGGCTGCCTTGGCTCTGGGCGATGGCCTGCTGCAGCTGTTCATGCTGCAGCCATCGGTGCAGAAATGCGAGTCCGAGCCGCCATCTCTGAAGTCGCTGGTCAGTGATCCGTACATACTGATTGCCGCTGGGGCGATCACGTTTGCCAATATGGGTATTGCCATGCTGGAACCTTCGCTGCCGTTGTGGATGGTTGACAACATGGGAGCCACTCGCTGGGAGCAGGGCGTGGCCTTCCTGCCGGCCTCCATTAGCTATCTGATTGGCACGAATCTCTTCGGACCCCTGGGACACAAGATTGGACGCTGGTTTGCCGCCTGCCTCGGCCTGATCATCATTGGAGCTTGCCTGATCTTT ATACCCATGGCCACTTCTATCACACACTTGATTATTCCCAACGCCGGCCTTGGCTTTGCCATTGGCATGGTCGACTCTTCGATGATGCCGGAGCTGGGCTATCTTGTGGACATCCGACATTCAGCCGTCTATGGCAGCGTCTACGCTCTGGGTGACGTGGCCTTCTGCGTGGGCTTTGCTGTGGGACCTGCTCTGTCCGGCTCCCTGGTGAAGAGCATCGGTTTCGAGTGGATGCTGTTCGGCATAGCTATTCTCTGCTTCATGTACGCCCCGCTCCTGACTTTCCTCAAGAATCCACCGACCAGCGATGAGAAAAAGGTACGTATGGCCAGAGAagccgctgcggctgctgctgctgctgaaccGGAAACGGAACTGGGCAATGCCAGTGCCGGCGGCGGTAATTCGATTCCCCAGCTGACGGCATCCTGTCTAGCCATTATGCATGGCACGGCAGAGCTTGGCAAGTCGAACGAAGCATACGAGAGCGAGAGGCTCTAG
- the LOC117190877 gene encoding uncharacterized protein LOC117190877, with product MTHCVWHESKKQQKRPLPLVLACGIHEEPQPKRKSSFPSDEPKTKGAESWLPLQQLLCRRVGTLELWSSARRAKKMRNNIWITHITRQLIDGPDACHDLFAFQQRARQELTGESCESIANKQSFPRRILIFRPLGAGMSVSDEDFSVGSPFKPSTPTPGGQERTKGRPGPENMRHQHSFEARYSSIIEKQIWETSINKDVLERQLNAYLPFSRSASLNKDGSGGFDQLMPSGSTKARSLRTTPTRRPGPCLEKLETMDVADHQAKP from the coding sequence ATGACTCATTGCGTCTGGCATGAAAGCAAAAAACAGCAAAAAAGACCTTTGCCTCTAGTCCTGGCTTGCGGAATTCATGAAGAACCCCAACCCAAAAGGAAAAGTTCTTTCCCTTCAGACGAACCAAAGACAAAGGGAGCCGAGAGCTGGCTGCCTTTGCAGCAATTACTTTGCAGGCGAGTCGGAACTTTGGAACTTTGGAGCTCCGCCCGACGAGCAAAGAAAATGCGCAACAATATATGGATTACACACATAACAAGGCAACTTATAGACGGGCCCGATGCCTGCCATGACTTATTCGCGTTTCAGCAGCGAGCGCGGCAGGAGCTCACAGGAGAGTCCTGCGAGTCCATTGCTAACAAGCAAAGTTTTCCGCGGCGCATTTTAATTTTCCGGCCATTAGGGGCAGGCATGTCCGTGTCCGATGAGGATTTCTCCGTGGGCAGCCCCTTCAAGCCGTCAACGCCCACGCCCGGCGGCCAGGAGCGAACCAAAGGGCGACCGGGACCCGAGAACATGCGCCACCAGCACAGCTTCGAGGCCCGCTACAGCAGCATCATCGAGAAGCAGATATGGGAGACCAGCATCAACAAGGACGTGCTGGAGCGGCAGCTGAACGCCTACTTGCCCTTCTCCCGCAGTGCGTCGCTCAACAAAGACGGCTCCGGCGGCTTCGACCAACTGATGCCCAGTGGCTCAACGAAGGCCCGCTCCCTGAGAACCACGCCCACCCGCCGACCGGGTCCCTGCCTGGAAAAGCTGGAGACTATGGACGTGGCCGACCATCAGGCAAAGCCATGA